The Coccinella septempunctata chromosome 9, icCocSept1.1, whole genome shotgun sequence genomic interval TATGATTAAAAAGATGTTACGGATGTCTTTGTCTGTTCTCAAAAAGCTCAAAAGTAACTTTTGAGCGCATAATTTAAGTGGGGTTTCAAAATGGTGGATGCGACAAGACCATATACCATAATCTCATCATGAAGTAGTTAGACAACAATGATTTGACCTTTTTCCACATCATATTGACCCTTTCGTCGAAAACTCAATTATCTACAAAGCGATAGAATACAACAGCAATCAAAATAGGCTCATTTTCAATCCTTTCCTTCCAATTGTCGCCCTTACCATTGTAAATCAATCAATGTCCCCTTCAAACTCTTCACCATTGTTGTTTATTTTTCTAGGGCAAACATCGGTCCTTCATGAAAATTGATAGGATTTGTCTATTTTTGTCAAATAGGTCGATATGCTTGAGGCGGTAGTGTCAGAGGGTGTTTTGTCGTATTGCAAACCGACAGTCTTGGCACTGAGGTTTTTTGGTGGAGCCCCTTTCagttaccaaaaaaaaaaggaaggTTTAGCCTTCAAGAAGTCGAAGAAATATATAGTTCATAGCTATTTCGTGGCTTCCATCCTAGGTGACCCCTGAATTCTGGAGGTCAAGCAGCTTAAGGCTCAATGttccatatttttcagttgGATCTTGTGTTTTTGGTTTTTGGTGCGATGCAACAGCATGTGGAAGAGAATATTCTAGGAAAAGGGGAGATGTTGACATCTACATCAACACTTTCGATTTGGGCATAGTAGCTCTGAACATTATCTTTGGTATTCTGATAAGTCCGTGGAAGGTTGATGATCTTTTTGGTATTCTCCAATGTTTCAGTAGAGTAAGGATCATTTCTTGACCAGCACTGAGActcattgaattatttttcttcagaaaaactTCCACTACTGAAAAGAACGaggtacaccctgtattattCATACTCCTTTTATTTCCAGATCGACGAACATTTGAACGAACCCCTGTCGATCCAAAATCGAGATAAAAAACTCTCTACTGTGATATTCTTCATCAGCTATACTATTTCTGTTCTGGGTATAATCTTTGAGACGAATTCCAAGTTTGAGAAAGGAATAGTTGATCCTTCATTACAACACGTGAGGAGTTATGGTACGGCCATACTTTTTTACACCCTCACCCTGACCCAACAGCTTACATACTGGAATATCATAAGGTTTGTGAGGAAGAGAATGAAATCGATGAATAAGAAGATCCAAATGGAGATCACTAAGTATCGAGGGCTAAGAACTGTAGGCTTAGCAGGGGTTAATATAGCAAGAAAATCTTCGAGAGAGTATTACGTTCATCAAGTTATCGATGAGAGAGTGGAggaaaattgttttaatttgcATAGAAGAGGTGAGAAAGTTTTGGTATACCAAAAACAATCAAAACTGTTTCGTTTGTAGATGCTACATTGAAAAGGCTACGTCATTTGATGACTGTCCACGAGCAGATTTATCTCTGTGTTAATTCGATCAACAAGTTTTTCGATTATCCCATCTTGGTAAGGGTTTGAAGACTTAGCTAGATCCACCAAATCTTTTCCAACCATTTTAGCTGATTATCATCAACTGCATCATTGAAATGATAGTAAATCCTTGGTTGCTCATCACCAGAAGTCCGAGTATACAGAGGGATAAATGGATGATGATTATATGGATAGCTTTAAGAGCCATTCAACTGATTCTTCTGGTTGAACCCATCCATGGAGTACTGGCTGAGGTTGGAACTTTGGAACATCACCCTTACTGCAcctaaatgattttttttgcagCACAGTAAGACTAATCTATTCATCGTGCAACTTATGAAAGAAGCTGATGATGGCCCAGTAAGAAGACAGGTAGAATGAAGGCCTTGGTGTATTATTGATCGTAGGTgccaaaatttattgaatattttcagattgaATTGTTTTCCATGCAGAACCAGATTTGTAATATTGAATTCACCTCAGTGGATATGATATCACTTCACAGATCTATTTATGCTGCGGTAATTGAGCTGATATCTTGAGAATTGAGTAAAACattgagtaatttttttttctaggtgACTAGTGCTGTGACAACATATCTGGTTATACTTATACAATTCAACAAATGATCTTAAACTCAtgattgtttgaaaatatatcTAGTTTAATTTGAAATCGAATTCACGAAAGACCAACTTTTTTTCTCGTGGCATACAAGTCAACCCATCCATCAAAACAAAATGGTGCGTGATTACCCACCCTTCACTGGCATATGAATATTTGAGTTTGTTTTTCACCGACTGTTGTTTGTGAaaaatgtggaaatattcaatAAAGTTCATTACGAGACTCACACGAtttgttttatttgaatttgttgGAAATGGTGGAGTCTAAAATGATTATATCAGCTCCAGTTTTCGAGTACTTAAAAccgacaatttttttcatgcgaCTGTTTGGTTTGGCTCCCATTTCTTACCAACAAATCAGGAAGTATTACGTAGTGGAAAAATCTAGAAAATTCACTGTTTATAGCTATGCCTTAGGGATAATTTTGAGTAAGGAATAACCTACACTCTACAACTTGTTTCTGTAACTTTTCTGTAATAGGCACTGTAACTGTTTTTGGACTTTTCAACGATGCAGTTTCCGAGAATTCTCTACGTATGAACTTACCAAATCAAAGAGTTGTGGTGATAACAGATATAGGAATCATAGTCTGTAGTGTTTTATCTGCAGTATTGGCAAGCCCATACAAACTGGATCAGCTTCTCAATCTTCTGAGATGTTTTCACAAAGTGAGTATGTATGGAAATTGAAATCCAGCCATCAAATCATATGGCTGGATACATCTATACTCGACATCCCTATACAATTTTCAGATAAACTCAATCATGAACGAACCAAAAATCAATTTGAAAAGGGAAAAACAAACAGTTTTAACGATCGCAGTAAcagttttcacaatttttctctTGGTGTTCGCTCTGGACATTTACAGTTGGTTGGATAGGTTTAAGAGGAAGGAAGATGGTCCTATGTATTTGCAAAATTACTCCACTTTTTACGTTATGTATCTGGTTGTTATGAGTCAAGAGGTATCCTACTGCAATTTCACGTACTACGTGAAAAAACGCATAGTAGCTTTGAATGCTGCCATTCTGAAAGAGATCAACAGGAAGCCAGAGGTGTTTTTGCAAAAAACAGAAGCTAAAAGGTATCCTGATTCTAAAATGCTGATAGGATCGGACGGTGATGTTCTGGAGAATTACATATTGACCGGAAAAACCTATTCTGCAATAACCGGTAGGTACTTTCGACAAGATTGATGCAACACAAAATACTTCCTGAACTTACAGAGCTCACACCTCAGAAGATCAGCAATTTCATCAGGGTACATGCTGAGATATATACCTCAGTCAATCACATAAATGACTGTTTTGGTTATCCTCTTCTAGTGAGTGAAAAACACCAAGGAATTCTTGTttaaattgtgttaattttttcagttcataATGACGAGCTGTCTGATACATCTGGTCATCACCCCTTATCTTTTTATAACTGGACATAACGTCAAACCTCTCTTCATCATCCTGCAAGTTGTTTGGATCACTGTCCACATTGGTAGACTGATTATCATTGTGGAACCTACTCACAGGTGTCTTGAAGAGGTTTCTCATCTTATCCTCAGTTAAAATTTTATATAATATACTCAATTATTTGTAGTACGAGAAGACCAACCCCCTAGTAGTACATCTGATGAGCAAAGTGGATAATAAAGAGGTCAAAGAAAAGGTGGGTATATAGTAACACTGACATTTTTGGACCAATCGTTTATTACTCAAGTTTTTTCAGCTAGAGATTTTAGCCCTACAAGGCCAACTTTGCATAGTTCATTTCACTTCTTGTGGTATAGTCAACATCAGAAGGTCCATTTTGGCTTCAGTaaggaaaaaactttttttttatgtgtTATGAAAGTGTTTGGTTTCAGATAGCCAGTGCAGTTACTACATATCTGGTTATAATGATCCAGTTGAACCCTTAAAGAAGTGAAAACTTGCATTTCTGGAAGAATTTATACTTTCTTGGATAATTCTAATTAGAAATATATACAAAATTTATATTGTCAACCCTTGTATCAACTGAAATGTTCCAAAAAGGTTGAGGctctattttcttttttttctctattGTTGGCAGTGTTAAAAATATTGTCATCAAAATTCCACTTCCAGGAAGAATTTTTCGAAGCCATGCAACTGAGAAAAAGTCAGTCATATTCATGTGCATTGCTTTGAAAGACTTCATCTGAAAAATTCGTAAATAATTCATCCAAACACCTAATAATCCCTATAAAAGGTCAAAttcttttcttccatttaatgaatatttccaAATTCATTTCTGATAAATAATGATTCAGATAATATGTATTTTCGAACAAATGGAACCTTTAATTATATGAGTTGATGAAAATTTGACCCCTTCTTTTTCCTTTTGTGGATATGCATACCCTTCTATCGATCAAAACAAATTATGACTTGGAAAATTTGATCCAACCCCTATGAATATTTGAGTTTGTTTTTCAATCACTGTTATTCATGTCGAATATTGAAGGGTACATTAAAGTTCATTAGGAAACCCACTCTGTTGAATTTCAATAGTGTGATACAAAATGGTGGAGGAGCAGAAGATCATCATATCAGCTCCAGTTTTAGAGTACTTGAAACCAACAATTTTTTGCATGCGACTGTTTGGTTTAGCTCCCATTTCATACGAGAAAATCAGGAAATATTACGTTGTTGAAAGATCCAGGAAATTCACTGTTTATAGCTACGCCTTAGGAATAATTTTGTGTAAGGATGAGATTGAAATTTCTCCTCAACATTCTGTAACTTTTCTTCAATAGGCACTGTAACTCTGCTAGGACTTCTCAGAGATGCAACTTCTGAAAATTCGCTTCGTATGAAACAACCCAATCAAAGGGCAGTGGTGATAACAGACATTGGAATCATAGTCTGTAGTGTATTGTTTGGTGTTCTAGCTAGTCCTTATAAACTGAGTCAGCTACTCGatcttttgaaatgttttcaaaaagtGAGTATGATTTGAAACAAGGCACCTCACTCTTCTATCAAATTTCCAGATGAATTCAATCATGAACGAACTGGAAATAAATCTGAAGAAGGAAAAACAAACAGCTCTAAAAATGTATCTCAtagttttctcaatatttctccTGGTTATCGTTTTTGACCTCTACATGTGGCTGGATTGGTTGAAACCAGAAGACGATGTTATTTACTTACAGGATTACTCAACTTTTTACGTATTGTTTACTATGGTTATGGGCCAGGAGGTCTCTTATTGCAACTTCACATATCACCTGAAAAACCGTATCATGGCTTTGAATTCTGCTATCCTACAAGAGATCAAGAGAAAGCCAGTTGTGAAAAATTCTCCAGAGGAGAAATTTCCGATAGGAGACGTATTGGAGAATTATATAGTGACCAAAAAATCTCAATTTGCTATGAAAGGTAGGTCAACTTTAACCATAGATCATTTTATGGAAAATACTCATGATATTTCGTAGAAATTACACCTGAGAAGATCATTGATTTAACTAGGATACATACTGAGATATACACCTCAGTCAACCACATAAATGGCTGTTTTGGTTACCCTCTTCTAGTAAGTAATCAACGTGGATGAAATGTTcttgaaattttctgttttcaGTTGATAATAACAAGCTGCCTTCTTCATCTGATCATAACTCCTTATCGTATCATCACTGGGCATGACTTCTCACCACTTTTCATCTTTCTCCAGATAATTTGGATAACTGTTAACATATGCAGACTCATAATTATTGTAGAACCCACTCACAGATGTCTTGAGGAGGTCTCTCATATTATCCTTGATCTATATTTTAAATTATACTCAATTTCTTTCAGTACGAAAAGATCAATCCTCTAGTTGTTAATTTACTGGGCAAAGTGGACAATAAAGAGGTCAAACAGAAGGTGGGTTACAACTAAAATTGAAGCAATCGTTTATTGCTTATTTTTTCGATATAACATTTTTCAGCTAGAGGTCTTAGTCTTACAAGGTCAAATTTGCAAAATCCATTTCACCTCTTGTGGTATAGTGACCATAAGAAGATCTATACTAGCTTCAGTAAGATGAAATACCTTTGTACCAAAACTGACGCAAGATATTTCAAGTACTTTTCTACTTTCAGATAGCCAGTGCAGTTACCACATATCTCGTTATAATGATTCAACTGAACCCTTAAGAAAGAAGAACTTCAACAATTAAATCTTCAACTTGTTCATATTTCCTGTATCAATATtgtgaaataaatgtgaaacaCAACTATAAATCACTCAATCAACCTTTATATCAATGGTCATACATTTCCACTTGGAAAAATACGATGTGCCACAAAAAATGATAAACGAAAGGCGTGAGAAGAATATTATGGGGCCACGAACAGGTCCATTAGGAACACCACCGTTTCCAGTCGAATGGCCTCAAAGTATTTCgtttttgatttgaaatagaATCACTAGGTATGTGGTGAATCCTGATAGTATCTGAAAAGGAAACGTGTATTTTTCTGTGTGTTCTTCGAATATACTTACAGCTGGAAGTATTGATCTAGTTATTTTTGCAATTCCACCCATGTGAAACTCTATTGGAGATTGTTCAGCAACTCTGTAGAATTTCCTGAGCTGTTCCGATTGTAATGAACTTGTTTTACACGATAATTTCATCAGCATTTGTGCCAAATATTTGCCCTGAAAATGACTAGATAAAATAACGATAGATTTTTTTAACTCCTTACTTGTGCCTGGCAAGAATGACAAGGCTCCACTATCATCAAGATTTTCAAGACGTGTCCTATCCACCAGCCCAAAGCTGAATATACCATATGCAttcgatcttccatagttttggAATAAAGTAAAAATGGAGCAATTATAATGTTCACCATGCAGACAATGGATGAAACCTGAAAATTGTGGGTGTAACGATaagaaaaatcataatattcgACTCCTTACCAATATTGGTACACTGTAGCAATCGTTTAAAGCTTTGGATGCCTCGAAAATGCATCTGTAAGCCTTCACCATAAGAAAAACCTGCTCTGGAACACACTTTTTCCTTTCAAATTTTCTTCCCACTTCTTCTTTGATCCATATCTTCTGCGAAACTGTGATGATATTTGGTTCAGTTTCATTTTCAGAGTaaagatttttcaaattcatacgTAAATCGATGATTTTTGATTGGATCAACTTCACGCAGCTCTTATAATACATAATGATTATTGTGTCTATGTAAAACAATGTTGAATTTAAAATGAGAGAACTGACGTCatggaaaaaattttctttctcgTCTTCAAACACAAGATCCAAGACCATAAGGGAAAACGTAATGATGGTACAAAGCTCAAGCTTTGCACAAGCTGttcctttcattttgaattttttttctatcagctcatcaacctattgaaacagaaacacaATTAAAATGTTATAGGagttatatgaaattttttatggaaGAAAGAACTAGCTTGAAAGGAGAAGAAGTAAATGATTGGATgattttttgagttattgggtTGATAAATAGACGAAGAATGGAATaccttctgtatttcatttataaAACACTCCAATCTCTTCTTTTT includes:
- the LOC123321157 gene encoding gustatory receptor for sugar taste 43a-like, which produces MKSMNKKIQMEITKYRGLRTVGLAGVNIARKSSREYYVHQVIDERVEENCFNLHRRDATLKRLRHLMTVHEQIYLCVNSINKFFDYPILLIIINCIIEMIVNPWLLITRSPSIQRDKWMMIIWIALRAIQLILLVEPIHGVLAEHSKTNLFIVQLMKEADDGPVRRQIELFSMQNQICNIEFTSVDMISLHRSIYAAVTSAVTTYLVILIQFNK
- the LOC123321158 gene encoding gustatory receptor for sugar taste 43a-like; the protein is MNLPNQRVVVITDIGIIVCSVLSAVLASPYKLDQLLNLLRCFHKINSIMNEPKINLKREKQTVLTIAVTVFTIFLLVFALDIYSWLDRFKRKEDGPMYLQNYSTFYVMYLVVMSQEVSYCNFTYYVKKRIVALNAAILKEINRKPEVFLQKTEAKRYPDSKMLIGSDGDVLENYILTGKTYSAITELTPQKISNFIRVHAEIYTSVNHINDCFGYPLLFIMTSCLIHLVITPYLFITGHNVKPLFIILQVVWITVHIGRLIIIVEPTHRCLEEYEKTNPLVVHLMSKVDNKEVKEKLEILALQGQLCIVHFTSCGIVNIRRSILASIASAVTTYLVIMIHYALGIILCTVTLLGLLRDATSENSLRMKQPNQRAVVITDIGIIVCSVLFGVLASPYKLSQLLDLLKCFQKMNSIMNELEINLKKEKQTALKMYLIVFSIFLLVIVFDLYMWLDWLKPEDDVIYLQDYSTFYVLFTMVMGQEVSYCNFTYHLKNRIMALNSAILQEIKRKPVVKNSPEEKFPIGDVLENYIVTKKSQFAMKEITPEKIIDLTRIHTEIYTSVNHINGCFGYPLLYEKINPLVVNLLGKVDNKEVKQKLEVLVLQGQICKIHFTSCGIVTIRRSILASVR